A single region of the Cloacibacillus sp. genome encodes:
- a CDS encoding terminase small subunit, translated as MALSEMQERFCQFYVGECRGNGTEAVVRAGYTEIRSSAAVIASQNLRKLNIISRIKDLRREALEASGFDKEKVRETIMRRMLGIVSTNLTDIVHISPGKGDPRREEVLKELAEKNGGQQILDFGDLLLVPTTGLTDEADGAIKKLKAIQPTEHSDGGLEVEMHDPIAAARLLAEISGLKQPDTEVNVNVSPAVILQQIEARKSGPGSVADGLSGS; from the coding sequence ATGGCGCTTAGCGAGATGCAAGAGCGATTTTGTCAGTTTTATGTCGGTGAATGCCGGGGCAACGGGACTGAGGCTGTCGTCCGCGCCGGGTATACTGAGATTAGAAGTTCCGCCGCCGTTATTGCCAGTCAAAACTTAAGAAAGCTTAATATTATCAGTCGTATCAAGGATTTGCGCCGTGAAGCGCTTGAAGCTTCTGGGTTCGATAAAGAGAAGGTCCGCGAGACGATCATGCGCCGTATGCTTGGGATCGTAAGTACGAACCTGACTGATATCGTACACATTTCGCCCGGCAAAGGCGATCCCCGCCGCGAAGAGGTGTTAAAAGAGCTTGCCGAGAAAAATGGCGGACAGCAGATACTTGACTTCGGCGATCTGCTTTTAGTGCCGACGACCGGACTGACTGACGAAGCGGACGGCGCGATCAAGAAGTTAAAGGCAATTCAGCCGACAGAGCATTCTGACGGCGGTCTCGAGGTGGAGATGCACGATCCTATAGCCGCTGCGCGTTTGCTGGCTGAGATATCGGGGCTCAAGCAGCCAGATACAGAGGTAAACGTGAATGTATCGCCGGCGGTGATTTTGCAGCAGATCGAGGCCCGTAAGTCGGGCCCAGGGAGTGTGGCGGATGGCCTATCGGGATCTTAA
- a CDS encoding sigma factor-like helix-turn-helix DNA-binding protein, whose product MSSYKHRMAEVAIRDFPAIKKDYDSYKLMLDAQALAGGGCIFDERVDGGGASYGAAERYLERYDDSVLRKLQALADSIYTAYYELPPAERRVIALRYWQNLDVPDVAHELMFSESNVYRYTRSALSYLYRQILNVQSLLEDWRAGRLK is encoded by the coding sequence ATGAGCTCATACAAACACCGAATGGCCGAAGTCGCTATCCGAGACTTTCCAGCCATCAAGAAGGACTATGACAGCTACAAGCTGATGCTGGATGCACAGGCGCTTGCCGGCGGCGGCTGTATCTTCGACGAACGGGTGGACGGCGGAGGCGCGTCCTACGGCGCCGCCGAGAGGTATCTTGAGCGGTATGACGACTCCGTACTACGGAAGCTTCAGGCGCTTGCTGACAGTATCTATACGGCTTATTACGAACTGCCGCCCGCCGAGCGCAGAGTGATTGCCTTACGCTACTGGCAAAATCTCGATGTCCCCGATGTCGCTCATGAACTAATGTTCAGCGAAAGTAATGTTTACAGGTACACCCGCAGCGCGCTCAGCTATCTTTATCGGCAGATTTTGAATGTTCAGTCGTTACTTGAAGACTGGAGAGCTGGCAGGCTAAAATGA